A portion of the Carya illinoinensis cultivar Pawnee chromosome 11, C.illinoinensisPawnee_v1, whole genome shotgun sequence genome contains these proteins:
- the LOC122281295 gene encoding pectinesterase QRT1-like: MLKLSEKLIGLSVFSSFVVVFLVVLVDIQAGFVEGDVYGKNYISWEDLKVDEHEAGLTTRDATYEKSRIIMVDKNGGGDSLTVQGAVDMVPELNTQRVKIFIHPGIYREKVFVPNSKPYISFIGDQNRTSDTIITWNNKASDKDRNGVQLGTYRSASVAVESDYFCATGITFENTVIAVPGGYGMQAVALRIAGDKAVFYKVRILGTQDTLLDDTGSHYFYQCHIQGSVDFIFGTSRSLYQECVIESIAKNWGAIAAHHRDSPNENTGFSFVNCNITGTGSILLGRAWGNYSRAVYSYCNMDDIVTSSGWSDWKHPSRQKTVVFGEYECRGRGANTTGRVSWSKSFSYEEVRPFLDKKFISGEQWLRL, from the exons ATGCTAAAGCTAAGTGAAAAGCTCATAGGGCTGTCTGTTTTTAGTTCTTTTGTCGTTGTCTTCTTGGTGGTTTTGGTCGATATTCAAGCGGGTTTTGTCGAAGGTGACGTGTATGGCAAGAATTATATAAGTTGGGAAGATCTGAAGGTAGATGAGCATGAGGCAGGATTGACCACTAGAGATGCTACATACGAAAAAAGTCGGATTATCATGGTCGACAAGAATGGTGGGGGAGATTCTCTGACGGTTCAGGGAGCAGTTGATATGGTTCCAGAGCTTAATACACAAAGagtgaaaatatttattcaCCCAGGAATATACAG AGAGAAGGTCTTCGTGCCAAATTCCAAGCCATATATTTCATTCATTGGTGACCAGAATCGAACGTCCGATACCATAATTACTTGGAACAATAAAGCATCCGATAAAGATCGTAACGGAGTTCAACTCGGAACCTATAGATCGGCTTCTGTAGCCGTAGAATCCGATTACTTCTGCGCAACAGGAATCACTTTTGAG AACACGGTAATTGCTGTGCCAGGAGGATATGGAATGCAAGCAGTAGCACTCAGAATAGCTGGTGATAAAGCAGTGTTCTACAAAGTCAGAATTTTGGGGACGCAGGACACTCTCTTGGATGACACTGGATCACACTACTTCTATCAGTGTCATATTCAAGGAAGTGTAGACTTCATATTTGGAACGTCGAGATCACTCTATCAG GAATGCGTGATTGAATCGATAGCTAAGAATTGGGGGGCAATTGCAGCTCATCACAGGGATTCACCTAACGAAAATACTGGGTTTTCGTTTGTAAACTGCAACATTACTGGAACTGGCAGCATTCTTTTGGGAAGAGCTTGGGGAAACTATTCGAGAGCAGTCTACTCATATTGCAATATGGATGATATCGTAACTTCCTCAGGATGGAGTGACTGGAAACACCCATCCAGGCAGAA GACGGTGGTGTTTGGGGAATACGAGTGCAGGGGCAGAGGAGCAAATACGACAGGTCGTGTGTCATGGTCCAAGTCTTTCAGTTACGAGGAAGTTAGGCCTTTCCTAgacaagaaattcataagtGGAGAACAATGGCTTAGACTTTAG